The following proteins come from a genomic window of Rhizobium sp. 007:
- a CDS encoding DUF2380 domain-containing protein produces the protein MVKASFNVARRWCFPGWWAATALAGASALASVAVADTIEPLTVAVANFDFRDTSGEAGHQLGDHDARLTAFVSTLRDSLSKRSKISITSLACQNGRCTAREPGIAELSKEAKTAGANYLLIGEIHKMSTLVGWAKYVLLDIHTNKPTCDRFITYRGDTGEAWNRAARFVANDIEKNCIP, from the coding sequence GTGGTAAAAGCGAGCTTTAACGTTGCAAGGAGATGGTGCTTCCCAGGTTGGTGGGCCGCCACAGCGTTGGCGGGTGCCAGCGCCCTTGCATCAGTCGCCGTTGCCGACACGATTGAACCGTTAACGGTAGCCGTTGCCAATTTTGACTTTAGGGACACGTCCGGCGAAGCTGGTCACCAGCTCGGCGACCACGATGCTCGGTTGACGGCGTTTGTCTCAACCCTACGCGACAGTCTCTCGAAACGTAGCAAGATCAGCATCACTTCGTTGGCTTGCCAGAATGGGCGGTGCACGGCGCGCGAACCGGGGATCGCGGAGCTTTCGAAAGAGGCGAAAACGGCTGGCGCGAATTACTTGCTGATAGGCGAGATTCACAAGATGAGCACCTTGGTGGGCTGGGCGAAGTATGTCCTGTTGGACATCCACACCAACAAGCCCACCTGCGACCGGTTTATAACGTATCGAGGCGACACAGGCGAAGCCTGGAACCGTGCTGCAAGATTTGTGGCAAATGACATTGAAAAGAACTGCATTCCGTAA
- a CDS encoding YMGG-like glycine zipper-containing protein has protein sequence MMRKIVIASAFVGALASCTATEKGTAIGAGTGAVIGGAVSNSWEGAAVGAVAGGVAGALIGRSTERRGYCVYRDRYGRTYEARC, from the coding sequence ATGATGAGAAAAATTGTCATTGCGAGTGCCTTCGTTGGTGCCCTGGCATCTTGCACAGCGACGGAGAAGGGAACGGCCATTGGGGCCGGCACCGGAGCAGTTATCGGCGGGGCCGTCAGCAATAGCTGGGAAGGTGCTGCGGTCGGAGCCGTCGCCGGCGGCGTCGCCGGCGCCCTGATTGGCCGCTCGACCGAACGTCGCGGCTACTGCGTGTATCGAGATCGCTATGGACGGACCTACGAGGCGCGCTGCTAA
- the ugpC gene encoding sn-glycerol-3-phosphate ABC transporter ATP-binding protein UgpC, whose product MAEVTLSRVRKSYGAVDIIHGVDLGISDGEFVVLVGPSGCGKSTLLRMIAGLETITGGDIKIGGRVVNDLDPKDRDIAMVFQNYALYPHMTVATNMGFSLEHRGTGKAEIAERVKWAADILGLSHLLDRYPRQLSGGQRQRVAMGRAIVRNPQVFLFDEPLSNLDAKLRVVMRGEIKSLHQKLKTTTIYVTHDQVEAMTMADKIVVLNSGRVEQIGAPLDLYDRPANQFVAGFIGSPAMNFLSGTITSTGFAAPGILLPLPQAAHEFSDRKAVYGIRPEHFALDDNGVPAEVALVEPMGSETQVTMKLGETQVKGVFRERVSLSTRATIRVRPELANIHLFASGGQRLN is encoded by the coding sequence ATGGCTGAAGTTACCCTTTCCCGTGTCCGCAAGAGTTATGGCGCCGTCGACATCATCCACGGTGTCGATCTCGGCATAAGCGACGGCGAATTCGTGGTGCTGGTCGGTCCATCCGGCTGCGGCAAGTCCACGCTTCTGCGCATGATCGCCGGGCTGGAAACGATCACCGGCGGAGATATCAAAATCGGCGGGCGTGTGGTCAACGACCTCGACCCGAAGGATCGCGACATCGCCATGGTCTTCCAGAACTATGCACTTTATCCGCATATGACCGTCGCGACCAATATGGGCTTTTCGCTGGAACATCGCGGCACAGGCAAGGCCGAGATCGCGGAGCGGGTGAAGTGGGCGGCGGACATTCTCGGCCTGTCGCATCTGCTCGATCGCTATCCGCGCCAGCTTTCCGGCGGCCAGCGCCAGCGCGTCGCCATGGGCCGGGCGATTGTCCGAAACCCACAGGTCTTCTTGTTCGACGAACCGCTGTCGAACCTTGATGCGAAGCTCCGGGTCGTCATGCGCGGCGAGATCAAGAGCCTGCACCAGAAGCTCAAGACCACGACCATCTATGTCACCCATGACCAGGTGGAGGCCATGACCATGGCCGACAAGATCGTCGTGCTGAATAGCGGGCGGGTGGAGCAGATCGGCGCCCCGCTCGATCTTTACGACCGGCCCGCCAACCAGTTCGTGGCAGGTTTTATCGGCTCGCCGGCCATGAATTTCCTATCCGGCACGATCACGTCGACGGGTTTCGCCGCACCCGGCATACTGCTGCCGCTTCCGCAAGCCGCCCACGAGTTCAGTGACCGCAAGGCGGTTTACGGCATCCGGCCCGAGCATTTTGCTCTCGACGATAACGGCGTGCCGGCGGAGGTCGCGCTCGTCGAGCCGATGGGTTCGGAGACACAGGTAACGATGAAGCTCGGTGAAACGCAGGTCAAAGGCGTCTTTCGAGAGCGCGTATCGCTCTCAACCCGCGCGACGATCCGCGTCCGTCCGGAACTCGCCAATATCCACCTCTTCGCAAGTGGCGGCCAGCGACTGAACTGA
- a CDS encoding sugar ABC transporter permease, with protein sequence MAVAQDRAIAEDRSSSPFWTVARRDSLAGFLFIAPQLIGIVVFVLIPLGLVFWYSLHEWNVLANTFTYTGAQNYWMLIEDTNLLEVLGATAIFSAGLVVFNLSLALLLAVLLNQKLAGIAIFRTLFFSPVVVSLVAWTIVWGFLLQKNGGINGVLQVFGIEGPNWLREETTAMISVIVVQVFKNVGLNMILFLAALQGVPNELYEAARIDGAPRFKQFRRITLPLISPTMVLTSIITIVGSLQVFAQIAVLTQGGPGLSTTVLVYYLYQQAFQFHFFGYGSTLSILLFAIVAVLTFAQWQMRKRIVFYES encoded by the coding sequence ATGGCTGTCGCGCAAGATCGCGCAATTGCGGAAGACCGCTCCTCATCGCCGTTCTGGACGGTTGCGCGGCGCGACAGTCTCGCTGGTTTCCTCTTCATCGCCCCGCAGCTGATCGGCATCGTCGTCTTCGTGCTGATCCCGCTTGGGCTCGTCTTCTGGTATTCGCTGCACGAGTGGAACGTGCTTGCCAATACCTTCACCTATACGGGCGCACAGAACTACTGGATGCTGATCGAGGATACGAACCTCCTGGAAGTCCTGGGGGCGACCGCGATCTTTTCCGCCGGGCTCGTCGTTTTCAACCTCTCCCTGGCGCTCCTGCTTGCGGTTCTCCTCAACCAGAAGCTCGCAGGCATCGCCATCTTCCGCACGCTGTTCTTTTCGCCGGTCGTCGTCTCGCTGGTTGCCTGGACAATTGTCTGGGGGTTCCTGCTTCAGAAGAATGGCGGCATCAACGGCGTACTGCAGGTCTTCGGCATCGAAGGGCCGAACTGGCTTCGCGAGGAAACGACCGCGATGATCTCCGTCATCGTCGTGCAGGTCTTCAAGAATGTCGGCCTCAACATGATCCTGTTCCTGGCGGCGCTGCAGGGCGTGCCGAACGAGCTCTACGAGGCTGCGCGGATCGACGGCGCGCCGCGCTTCAAGCAGTTCCGCCGCATCACCCTGCCGCTGATCAGCCCGACGATGGTCTTGACCTCGATCATCACCATCGTCGGATCGCTGCAGGTTTTCGCGCAGATCGCGGTGCTGACCCAAGGCGGCCCAGGGCTTTCGACGACGGTGCTCGTCTATTACCTCTACCAGCAGGCCTTCCAGTTCCATTTCTTCGGCTATGGCTCGACGCTGTCGATCCTGCTCTTCGCGATCGTCGCCGTGCTGACCTTCGCCCAGTGGCAGATGCGCAAGAGGATCGTCTTCTATGAAAGCTGA
- a CDS encoding carbohydrate ABC transporter permease, producing MKAEFSPRMKVFLYGLMCVLLIPFVFPTWWMVTSSVKPISDIFAFPPQLVPARYDWTTYRKVFELQPFVQQYWNSAYIAAVVTVGTMIVSSMAGYAFARIKFPFANTIFMIVLLGLLIPSEVTIVPLFQMFLKAGMVNTHWPLVLVPIFGAPSVFATFVMRQFFVTLPAELEEAARVDGLGRFKIFRKIALPLAKPALASVAIFTFLHSWNLFLEPIVFLSSAEKFTLPQALTQYTDAYGGPMWNIQLAAATLTALPVLIVFIIAQKQFVEGLAHTGLKG from the coding sequence ATGAAAGCTGAGTTCTCCCCGCGCATGAAGGTTTTTCTCTACGGGTTGATGTGCGTGCTGCTCATCCCCTTCGTCTTTCCGACCTGGTGGATGGTGACGTCTTCGGTGAAACCGATCAGCGACATCTTCGCCTTTCCACCGCAACTCGTTCCGGCAAGGTATGACTGGACGACCTACCGCAAGGTTTTCGAGCTGCAGCCTTTCGTGCAGCAATACTGGAACTCGGCCTATATTGCCGCGGTGGTGACGGTCGGCACGATGATCGTCTCCTCCATGGCTGGTTATGCCTTTGCGCGCATTAAATTTCCTTTCGCTAACACGATCTTCATGATCGTGCTGCTCGGGTTGCTTATCCCGTCTGAGGTGACGATCGTGCCGCTTTTCCAGATGTTCCTGAAAGCCGGCATGGTGAATACCCACTGGCCGCTGGTCCTTGTGCCGATCTTCGGGGCGCCGAGCGTCTTTGCCACGTTCGTCATGCGGCAGTTCTTCGTGACGCTGCCGGCGGAGCTGGAAGAGGCGGCACGCGTCGACGGCCTCGGCCGCTTCAAGATCTTTCGGAAAATCGCTCTGCCGCTGGCGAAACCGGCGCTCGCCTCAGTGGCGATCTTCACTTTCCTCCATTCGTGGAACCTGTTCCTCGAACCGATCGTGTTCCTGTCGAGCGCGGAAAAATTCACCCTGCCTCAGGCGCTGACCCAATATACCGACGCCTATGGCGGTCCGATGTGGAACATCCAGCTCGCCGCCGCGACGCTGACGGCGCTCCCCGTTCTCATCGTCTTCATCATCGCGCAGAAGCAATTCGTCGAAGGGCTCGCGCATACCGGCCTCAAGGGCTGA